A genome region from Yoonia vestfoldensis includes the following:
- a CDS encoding amidase, with translation MTLPPLTTIAALRQALDQRRVSAHELTQDAIAKARLGCAFATIRALPGRDGPLAGIPLAHKDMFDRPGEAVGMGAHASAATIGTGTATVLDRLDTAGQVDIGRLRMSEFAMGPSGHNAHHGMPDNPVVAGAITGGSSSGSGVAVAAGIVPAALGSDTGGSIRIPAACNGVVGFKPTQGLVPVDGAMPLSWTQDCIGPLAASVGCALQILEIISGRHFPTVTGFLRIGLLSGPMQASASAAMQAAMADVAQELARNHHRLTYLPLAFFDDLTEPANVIAISEAATIHADRLRLHSGTYGPQVRARLIQAAAIPAQSYLRARQIRRAAQRQMAEVFTTVDVILMPTLADVPPQAGTVDIGNDPQLDRVIAGLTRFTRPASLLGLPAISLPVAMVQDRPLSLQVIGPPHQEARIATIAAQIETIMALRPTHPFAA, from the coding sequence ATGACCTTGCCACCCCTCACCACGATAGCCGCGTTGCGGCAAGCATTGGACCAGCGCAGAGTCTCGGCACACGAGCTTACGCAAGATGCCATCGCGAAAGCGCGTCTTGGCTGCGCTTTCGCAACCATCCGCGCGCTGCCGGGCAGGGATGGCCCCTTGGCCGGTATCCCGCTGGCGCATAAAGATATGTTCGACCGACCCGGTGAAGCGGTCGGCATGGGCGCACATGCATCGGCCGCGACGATCGGCACTGGAACCGCGACAGTGCTGGACCGCCTCGATACCGCTGGGCAGGTCGATATCGGGCGCCTGCGGATGAGCGAGTTTGCCATGGGGCCGTCCGGCCATAATGCGCATCACGGCATGCCGGACAACCCTGTGGTGGCTGGCGCAATCACTGGGGGGTCGTCCTCCGGCTCGGGCGTGGCCGTTGCCGCTGGGATCGTCCCCGCAGCGCTCGGCTCAGACACCGGCGGATCAATCCGCATTCCGGCGGCCTGCAACGGTGTGGTCGGCTTCAAACCGACACAGGGGCTGGTGCCTGTCGATGGCGCCATGCCGCTGTCGTGGACGCAGGATTGCATCGGCCCGCTTGCGGCATCTGTCGGCTGTGCGCTGCAGATACTGGAAATCATCAGCGGGCGGCATTTCCCGACGGTGACCGGTTTCCTGCGGATCGGTCTGCTATCCGGGCCGATGCAGGCGAGCGCCTCTGCCGCCATGCAGGCCGCAATGGCCGATGTCGCGCAAGAGCTCGCCCGCAACCACCACCGCCTGACATATCTGCCGCTGGCGTTTTTCGACGACCTCACCGAACCCGCCAACGTTATCGCGATCAGCGAGGCCGCGACAATCCACGCGGACCGCCTGCGCCTGCATTCCGGCACCTACGGGCCACAAGTGCGCGCGCGCTTGATCCAAGCAGCGGCCATTCCGGCGCAAAGCTATCTGCGCGCCCGTCAGATCCGGCGAGCGGCGCAGCGGCAGATGGCAGAGGTTTTCACAACGGTCGATGTGATCCTCATGCCCACCTTGGCCGATGTGCCGCCACAAGCTGGCACCGTCGATATCGGCAATGACCCGCAGCTTGATCGTGTGATTGCCGGGCTGACGCGTTTCACGCGCCCTGCCTCTTTGCTTGGCTTGCCCGCAATCAGCCTGCCGGTCGCAATGGTGCAAGACCGCCCGCTGTCCTTGCAAGTCATCGGCCCACCGCACCAAGAGGCGCGTATCGCTACCATCGCCGCCCAGATTGAGACGATAATGGCCCTGAGGCCCACTCACCCATTTGCCGCATAG
- a CDS encoding ABC transporter permease gives MTAGTTNPITAKPRRNWTKEMERFALLGAWAVLIVVFALAVPDTFLKWRTFSSMFGSQAVLVVLALAILVPLTAGDFDLSAANVLVFTAMLVAVTNVQLGLPIGLSIVLALGIGALIGAINAFFVLFFRIHSLIITLGVGTFLQGLTLWMSQSRTISGISMELVQLVVIKRLAGIPLAFYYGLALALIMWWALEYTIAGRKLLFVGRGREVARLNGVKVDRVRAMALVTSSTLAAIAGVLYAGMTGSADPNSGSGLLLPAFAAAFLGATTLYPGRFNPLGTLLSVYFLITGITGLTMLGADAYVQSLFYGGALVVAVSLSQLVRGRQPQSFG, from the coding sequence ATGACGGCAGGAACGACCAACCCCATCACCGCCAAACCCCGCCGCAACTGGACAAAAGAGATGGAGCGTTTTGCCCTGCTCGGCGCTTGGGCGGTACTGATCGTCGTTTTCGCGCTGGCCGTGCCGGATACATTCCTGAAATGGCGAACTTTTAGTTCGATGTTCGGATCACAGGCGGTGCTTGTCGTTCTGGCGCTTGCGATTCTGGTGCCGCTGACGGCGGGGGATTTTGATCTATCCGCCGCCAATGTGCTGGTCTTCACCGCAATGCTGGTGGCCGTCACCAATGTGCAGCTTGGTCTGCCGATTGGCCTGTCCATCGTGCTGGCGCTTGGCATCGGGGCGCTGATCGGGGCGATCAACGCCTTTTTCGTGCTGTTTTTCCGGATTCATTCGCTGATCATTACGCTTGGCGTCGGCACCTTCCTGCAAGGGCTGACGCTGTGGATGTCGCAAAGCCGCACGATCTCGGGCATTTCGATGGAGCTTGTGCAACTGGTCGTGATCAAGCGGTTGGCCGGCATCCCGCTGGCCTTTTATTACGGTCTCGCACTGGCCTTGATCATGTGGTGGGCGCTTGAATACACAATTGCGGGCCGCAAGCTGTTGTTCGTCGGGCGCGGGCGCGAGGTGGCACGGCTGAACGGCGTCAAGGTTGACAGGGTCCGCGCCATGGCACTGGTCACCTCATCCACCCTCGCCGCGATTGCCGGGGTACTTTATGCAGGCATGACAGGCTCTGCTGATCCAAACTCGGGGTCCGGCCTGTTGCTGCCGGCCTTCGCTGCGGCATTCCTCGGGGCCACGACCCTTTATCCCGGTCGGTTCAACCCTTTAGGCACGCTATTGTCGGTTTACTTCCTGATCACGGGAATCACTGGGCTGACTATGCTGGGCGCCGATGCCTATGTGCAAAGCCTGTTCTATGGTGGCGCACTTGTCGTGGCTGTATCCCTGTCACAGCTTGTACGTGGCCGCCAACCGCAAAGCTTTGGCTGA
- a CDS encoding sugar ABC transporter ATP-binding protein: MNVEPLSPPGVTTHDADILRMSNIRMKFGPVEVLKDVTLTLRRKEILGLLGANGSGKSTLIKVLAGFNSPEPGSVVRLWGEDLALPLDAGQIRQMGVAFVHQHLALVPSLSVIDNMLISDRSLRPYGINWGKERRRISALMAEFGLTIDPDAIVASLSPVERAFVAIVRAFAELRQSDAGRGGEGILVLDEPTPFLSVADVDKLFTLLRGIRETGASVIIVTHDIDEVLSLTNRVAVMRDGRLAAILNTQDTSRQQILDTIVGRVISAYDRAAKTAPTHPNVTITGLLGGRCKGFDATLKKGEILGITGLIGSGFADVPYLLFGATPGQGQITVGKTQLDAAHLSPAKAHGAGIALLPGDRMGQGGVATLSVTENASFLALPRMRHGPGLSHAMMTRATKALIAAHDVRPANPAADLGNLSGGNQQKVLLGKWLAEEPQLLCLDEPTQGVDYGARQQIFAALDQAAARGMKILVASTDHEQLAQLCDRVIVFRWGVPVQELTGADVAKDKIACACLGNDLRQTNDVPQDTEVFA, encoded by the coding sequence ATGAATGTCGAGCCGCTGTCCCCGCCCGGTGTCACCACGCATGACGCCGATATCCTGCGGATGTCAAATATCAGAATGAAATTCGGCCCTGTCGAGGTGCTCAAGGATGTTACCCTGACACTACGCCGCAAGGAAATTCTTGGTCTGTTGGGGGCGAACGGGTCCGGCAAGTCAACGCTGATCAAGGTGCTTGCGGGGTTCAACTCACCTGAACCCGGCAGCGTCGTGCGGCTCTGGGGCGAAGACCTGGCTCTCCCGCTTGATGCAGGGCAAATCCGGCAGATGGGGGTCGCCTTCGTGCATCAGCATCTGGCCTTGGTACCAAGCCTGTCGGTGATCGACAATATGCTGATCTCTGACAGATCGCTGCGTCCGTACGGCATTAACTGGGGCAAAGAAAGGCGCAGGATATCGGCACTGATGGCCGAATTCGGCCTGACCATAGACCCGGACGCGATCGTCGCGTCACTCTCCCCGGTCGAGCGTGCCTTTGTCGCCATCGTCCGCGCCTTTGCCGAATTGCGACAATCGGATGCAGGCCGGGGCGGAGAAGGTATTCTGGTGCTGGACGAACCGACACCATTTCTGTCCGTCGCTGATGTCGATAAGCTTTTCACGCTTCTGCGTGGTATCCGCGAAACCGGCGCGTCGGTGATCATCGTCACCCATGACATTGACGAGGTCTTGAGCCTGACCAACCGTGTTGCCGTGATGCGCGACGGGCGGCTTGCGGCAATTCTGAACACGCAGGATACAAGCCGCCAGCAAATTCTTGATACAATCGTCGGTCGGGTGATATCGGCCTATGACCGTGCTGCCAAAACAGCGCCCACACATCCCAATGTGACGATCACGGGCTTGCTTGGTGGCCGGTGCAAAGGATTTGATGCAACGCTGAAAAAAGGTGAAATCCTTGGTATCACTGGCCTGATCGGCTCAGGCTTTGCTGATGTGCCGTATCTTTTGTTCGGTGCAACACCCGGTCAGGGGCAAATCACTGTGGGCAAGACGCAGTTGGACGCGGCCCATCTGTCACCTGCAAAGGCGCATGGCGCAGGCATAGCCCTGTTGCCGGGCGACAGAATGGGGCAGGGCGGTGTGGCCACCCTCTCGGTCACCGAAAACGCTAGCTTTCTGGCATTGCCCCGCATGCGGCACGGTCCGGGGCTGAGCCATGCAATGATGACACGCGCGACCAAAGCGCTGATCGCAGCACATGATGTGCGCCCAGCCAATCCGGCGGCGGACCTTGGCAATCTGTCGGGTGGCAATCAGCAAAAGGTATTACTTGGCAAATGGCTGGCCGAAGAGCCGCAGCTTTTATGCCTCGATGAACCGACGCAGGGCGTCGATTACGGCGCACGCCAGCAGATTTTCGCAGCCTTGGATCAGGCTGCAGCACGCGGCATGAAAATCCTTGTCGCCTCAACCGATCACGAACAGCTGGCACAGCTTTGCGACCGGGTGATCGTGTTTCGCTGGGGCGTGCCGGTGCAGGAACTCACCGGCGCTGATGTCGCCAAAGACAAGATCGCGTGCGCCTGTCTGGGCAACGATCTGCGCCAAACCAATGACGTCCCTCAGGATACGGAGGTCTTTGCATGA
- a CDS encoding sugar ABC transporter substrate-binding protein has protein sequence MDDALALIEKHREIPAFVPQGEPFDARACMADKSVFSIPVTMTIPFAVALEDAMSRAAADVGFRYTVWETQGGMDSYIQGVDQAMSQGYDLVDLAGGLNPVVIGPQLMQAREAGLTITTTHLYDETQKQADIVDASAKVPFSTVGDILAAWAFIQTDGAPNVLIIGSDDVLPTTPFVESIQASLTEYCPDCAQQYLNVPLAEWGTRIQSGVQSALLSNPDINFIIPIYDSMSQFVTPALRIAGADVPIASFNGTPFVLDMVREGTVQMVIGESLGWAGYAAVDVQMRQLCGLPVPDDLGIPLVIFDESNIETVGVPANFDDGYGDAHIAGFRELWMLD, from the coding sequence ATGGACGATGCATTGGCTCTGATCGAAAAGCATCGGGAAATTCCAGCCTTCGTGCCACAGGGTGAACCGTTTGATGCCCGTGCTTGCATGGCTGATAAATCAGTATTTTCGATTCCAGTGACGATGACGATCCCGTTTGCGGTCGCACTGGAAGATGCGATGTCGCGCGCTGCGGCCGATGTCGGGTTTCGCTACACGGTTTGGGAAACGCAAGGCGGGATGGATTCCTACATCCAAGGTGTCGATCAGGCTATGTCGCAAGGCTATGATCTAGTCGATCTTGCCGGTGGTCTGAACCCTGTCGTGATTGGGCCGCAACTGATGCAGGCGCGCGAGGCGGGGCTGACCATCACCACGACCCATCTGTATGATGAAACGCAGAAACAGGCTGACATCGTCGATGCCTCCGCCAAGGTGCCATTTTCCACAGTCGGTGACATTCTGGCGGCTTGGGCATTCATCCAAACTGACGGTGCGCCCAATGTCCTGATCATCGGGTCCGACGATGTTCTGCCGACGACGCCTTTTGTCGAAAGCATTCAGGCGTCGCTGACCGAATATTGCCCCGATTGCGCGCAGCAATATCTCAACGTGCCACTGGCCGAATGGGGCACGCGTATCCAATCGGGTGTGCAATCGGCCTTGCTGTCGAACCCTGATATCAATTTCATCATCCCAATCTACGACAGTATGTCACAATTCGTCACCCCCGCCTTGCGGATCGCCGGGGCCGATGTGCCGATCGCAAGCTTCAATGGCACTCCTTTCGTGCTTGATATGGTTCGGGAAGGTACGGTGCAAATGGTGATCGGGGAAAGCCTTGGCTGGGCCGGATATGCGGCGGTCGATGTGCAGATGCGCCAGCTCTGCGGGCTGCCGGTGCCGGATGATCTGGGCATCCCGCTGGTGATTTTCGACGAATCCAATATCGAAACCGTCGGCGTTCCGGCCAATTTCGATGATGGATATGGCGATGCACATATCGCCGGTTTCCGCGAACTCTGGATGCTGGACTAA
- a CDS encoding MFS transporter, producing MTAVQIAATSSVLALTALAPIVAGTIGVGAYWIGYQVSFIYFAGLFASLCAGSLVARLSGEAIIATELVLLIIGLVLLASASPVLMVAASVLFGIAYGINNPASSVILQEVASDKRRSLIFSLKQSGVPLGAVVASAFLPPLALWLSSWQAAILALSFLPAILLPPTLRRMWHRPARRRGRFPGIFSTAVNEQKAIMRDPALRTLAALGCLMSAMQLTVTAFAVVSLVEIGWSITAAGALGAALQIAGATGRVGWGVVADRFGPFRVLSALGFAAGGLSLALYFQPLLPQLVLAFVVVALGACASGWNGVFLAAIARTASPGRVGAATGAILSYTFIGVIVGPSLFAALYQLLGSYPLCFAIGAIPGLIGGVLGYRQHKADIFVRT from the coding sequence ATGACCGCCGTTCAGATTGCCGCAACCTCGAGCGTTCTTGCTTTGACCGCACTTGCCCCGATTGTTGCAGGAACGATTGGCGTTGGTGCTTACTGGATCGGGTATCAGGTGAGCTTTATCTACTTCGCAGGGCTTTTCGCATCGCTTTGCGCCGGCAGTCTGGTCGCGCGGCTTAGCGGTGAGGCGATCATTGCAACCGAACTGGTCCTGCTGATCATCGGTCTGGTGCTGCTGGCCAGCGCCAGCCCGGTGCTGATGGTCGCGGCCTCCGTCCTGTTCGGGATTGCCTACGGCATCAACAACCCTGCGTCATCCGTCATTCTGCAAGAGGTGGCATCGGACAAACGCCGCAGCCTGATCTTTTCGCTCAAGCAAAGTGGTGTGCCTTTGGGGGCGGTTGTCGCCAGTGCTTTTCTACCGCCGTTGGCGCTGTGGCTGTCAAGCTGGCAGGCAGCGATATTGGCGCTGTCGTTTTTGCCTGCGATCCTTTTGCCGCCGACCTTGCGGCGTATGTGGCACCGGCCCGCGCGCCGCCGCGGGCGGTTTCCCGGCATATTCTCAACCGCCGTGAACGAGCAAAAGGCGATCATGCGCGATCCTGCCTTGCGCACGCTTGCGGCGCTGGGTTGTCTTATGTCGGCAATGCAGTTGACGGTGACAGCCTTCGCAGTTGTGTCCTTGGTCGAGATCGGTTGGTCGATCACCGCTGCCGGTGCCTTGGGCGCGGCTTTGCAGATTGCTGGCGCGACAGGCCGCGTGGGCTGGGGAGTTGTTGCTGACCGGTTTGGTCCGTTTCGCGTGCTATCGGCGCTCGGCTTTGCGGCGGGGGGGCTGTCACTGGCGCTCTACTTTCAACCTTTATTGCCGCAACTGGTTCTGGCCTTCGTCGTTGTTGCGCTTGGGGCCTGCGCCTCTGGCTGGAACGGCGTGTTTCTGGCAGCAATCGCCCGCACGGCATCGCCAGGGCGCGTCGGTGCTGCGACTGGGGCCATTTTGTCTTATACCTTTATTGGGGTGATCGTCGGGCCATCCTTATTCGCCGCACTTTACCAGCTGCTGGGAAGTTACCCGCTATGTTTTGCCATCGGTGCGATACCCGGTCTGATCGGTGGGGTGCTCGGCTATCGTCAGCACAAGGCAGATATATTTGTCCGGACATAA
- a CDS encoding GntR family transcriptional regulator, translating to MYRFAPDTHMSGQITRGRKPDMPPHLDRASPLYLQIAHKLEQRIRDDIYPIGTLLPTEAELVSAFQVSRYTVRQAIDQLKRNGTVTARKGVGTMVNTKGNDWRTRFRGQSRHDLFDFSRDSELHFQTKTEVIARQEIAHEMGITTGRAFTYAAGLRYFKGEDLPFCWNEVYLDESVAEVLQGVDVLRKALFHMVESYTGERIASIHQELSPVQLTADLAGKLMLPTGSLALRMTRRYLSSRGRLLEYAIQTLPAERFSYRTVLSAGEPGT from the coding sequence TTGTATCGTTTCGCTCCAGATACACATATGTCCGGACAAATAACAAGAGGACGCAAACCCGATATGCCCCCCCACCTGGACCGCGCCTCACCGCTCTATCTACAGATCGCGCATAAACTGGAACAACGCATTCGCGACGATATCTATCCCATCGGAACCCTGCTGCCGACCGAGGCGGAGCTTGTGAGTGCATTTCAGGTGTCGCGCTATACTGTGCGTCAGGCGATTGATCAGTTGAAACGCAATGGCACCGTCACCGCGCGTAAAGGGGTGGGTACGATGGTGAATACCAAAGGCAATGATTGGCGCACCCGGTTCCGGGGCCAGTCACGGCATGATCTGTTCGACTTCTCGCGCGATTCGGAACTGCATTTCCAGACCAAGACAGAGGTGATCGCCCGCCAGGAGATCGCGCATGAAATGGGAATTACCACCGGTCGCGCCTTCACCTATGCCGCTGGTTTGCGTTATTTTAAGGGCGAAGACCTGCCTTTTTGTTGGAACGAGGTCTATCTTGATGAAAGCGTGGCAGAGGTGCTGCAGGGCGTGGACGTTCTGCGCAAGGCGCTGTTCCATATGGTCGAAAGTTACACCGGAGAGCGAATTGCCTCAATCCATCAGGAACTGTCACCGGTACAACTGACAGCTGATCTGGCAGGAAAACTGATGCTGCCCACAGGATCGCTCGCTTTGCGGATGACACGCCGCTATTTGTCATCGCGCGGGCGTTTGCTAGAATATGCGATTCAGACCCTGCCGGCGGAACGGTTCAGTTACCGGACCGTGCTGTCAGCGGGTGAGCCGGGGACATGA
- the rutA gene encoding pyrimidine utilization protein A: MSIQTPTGRYCYGHGRLYPIGNNGWLISETAPQYKPSFELNKQVVQKAEGYGLEFALSMIKLRGFGGKTEFWDHNLESFTLMAGLAAVTSKIKLFASTAILTLPPALVARMASTIDSIAPGRFGVNIVTGWAKNEYTQMDLWPGDAYFGYRYDYGAEYVSVMRDLWENGTSDFKGKYFTMDDCKLSPQPSKVEIVAAGQSAKGMAFAAEHADYNFVMGVGINTPLAFSDGAETLVKAAKQAGRDVGAYVLFMIIADETDEKAMARWEHLRSGVDADALAWMADQGSKDTAADDTSTAKHINLPQGAVNFNMGTLVGSYETVARMLDDVANIEGVKGIMMTFDDFLEGLDTFGQKVQPLMQCRQSKLALAAE; the protein is encoded by the coding sequence ATGTCCATACAAACCCCAACAGGAAGGTATTGCTATGGACATGGGCGTCTTTATCCTATCGGGAACAACGGCTGGCTGATTTCTGAAACCGCGCCACAATACAAACCCTCGTTTGAACTGAATAAACAGGTCGTGCAAAAGGCAGAGGGCTACGGCCTCGAATTCGCGCTTTCGATGATCAAACTGCGTGGTTTCGGCGGCAAGACTGAATTCTGGGATCATAATCTCGAAAGCTTCACGCTGATGGCCGGGCTGGCCGCAGTCACCAGCAAGATCAAGCTGTTTGCCTCGACAGCAATCCTTACTCTACCGCCAGCGCTTGTAGCGCGGATGGCATCAACGATCGATTCCATCGCACCGGGGCGGTTTGGTGTGAATATCGTCACCGGCTGGGCCAAGAACGAATATACCCAGATGGATCTTTGGCCCGGCGACGCATATTTTGGCTATCGCTACGATTACGGTGCCGAATATGTCAGCGTCATGCGCGATCTTTGGGAAAACGGCACGTCCGATTTCAAGGGCAAGTACTTCACCATGGATGATTGCAAACTCTCGCCACAGCCAAGCAAGGTTGAAATCGTCGCAGCCGGGCAATCAGCCAAGGGCATGGCCTTTGCCGCCGAACATGCCGATTACAATTTTGTCATGGGTGTCGGGATCAACACGCCGCTCGCATTTTCGGACGGTGCTGAAACGCTGGTCAAGGCCGCGAAACAGGCAGGCCGCGATGTCGGTGCCTATGTGCTGTTCATGATTATCGCAGACGAGACCGATGAAAAGGCAATGGCGCGCTGGGAACATCTGCGCTCTGGCGTCGATGCTGACGCGCTGGCCTGGATGGCGGATCAAGGGTCCAAGGACACGGCCGCCGATGATACCTCGACCGCAAAGCACATCAACCTGCCACAGGGTGCGGTGAATTTCAATATGGGCACTCTGGTCGGATCCTATGAGACGGTCGCGCGGATGCTGGATGATGTGGCAAACATCGAAGGCGTGAAAGGTATCATGATGACCTTCGATGATTTCCTTGAAGGTCTGGATACCTTTGGCCAAAAGGTGCAGCCGTTGATGCAATGCCGTCAAAGCAAGCTGGCGCTTGCTGCTGAATGA